One stretch of Bosea vaviloviae DNA includes these proteins:
- a CDS encoding bifunctional 5-dehydro-2-deoxygluconokinase/5-dehydro-2-deoxyphosphogluconate aldolase, which yields MPTAASDTTLDVIAIGRSSVDLYGQQIGGRLEDMGTFVKAVGGCPTNIAIGTARLGLKSAVITRVGDEQMGRFILEQLEREGVETNGVVTDPKRLTALVILGVRDEKTFPLIFYRSDCADAALHESEIHEAFIASAKAIVVTGTHFALPDAAAAQKKAIRFARKHGRKVVFDVDYRPNLWGLAGHAAGEERYVRSDNVTRHLQEILPHCDLIVGTEEELHAAGGSEDTLTAIRTIRSLSTATIVCKRGPMGCVVFTGAIPASIEDGIKGPGFPVEVYNVLGAGDAFMSGFLRGFLRDEPIETCCAWANACGAFAVSRLLCSPESPTFPELQYFLKHGSQHRALRQDVEINHVHWATTRQPQPAGIMALAIDHRAQLENMADVVGAPHERIAAFKTLAVAAAARVAAGRPGFGMLIDGKHGREALFRAGDHGFWIARPLELPGSRPLVLETDATGSLGATLAEWPVDHIAKCLCFYHPDDPAELKAAQEAVLKRVALACRQVGRELLVEIIASKHGPLHDDSTAQVMERLYAIGIRPDWWKLETQPSAAAWQAIDNVIATHDPYCRGVLLLGLDAPEDVVMQAFRGSRNAASVKGFAIGRTIFGEVARAWLSGAIDDEAATVRMAQNFGKLAAAWESR from the coding sequence ATGCCGACAGCCGCTTCCGACACGACGCTCGACGTCATCGCCATCGGCCGCTCCTCGGTCGATCTCTACGGCCAGCAGATCGGCGGGCGGCTGGAGGATATGGGGACCTTCGTCAAGGCCGTCGGCGGCTGCCCGACCAATATCGCCATCGGCACGGCGCGGCTCGGGCTGAAATCGGCGGTGATCACCCGCGTCGGCGACGAGCAGATGGGCCGCTTCATCCTCGAGCAGCTCGAGCGGGAAGGTGTCGAGACGAACGGCGTCGTCACCGATCCCAAGCGCCTGACCGCGCTGGTGATCCTGGGCGTGCGCGACGAGAAGACCTTTCCGCTGATCTTCTACCGCAGCGACTGCGCCGATGCGGCGCTGCATGAGAGCGAGATCCATGAGGCCTTCATCGCCTCGGCCAAGGCGATCGTCGTGACGGGAACGCATTTTGCGCTGCCCGACGCCGCCGCCGCGCAGAAAAAGGCGATCCGCTTCGCCCGCAAGCATGGCCGCAAGGTCGTGTTCGATGTCGATTACCGGCCCAATCTCTGGGGCCTGGCGGGCCATGCCGCCGGCGAGGAACGCTATGTCCGTTCCGACAATGTGACGCGGCATTTGCAGGAGATCCTGCCGCATTGCGACCTGATCGTCGGCACCGAGGAGGAGCTCCACGCCGCCGGCGGCTCCGAGGATACGCTCACGGCCATCCGCACGATCCGCAGCTTGAGCACTGCGACCATCGTCTGCAAGCGCGGGCCGATGGGCTGCGTAGTCTTCACCGGCGCGATCCCCGCCTCGATCGAGGACGGCATCAAGGGGCCGGGCTTTCCAGTCGAGGTCTACAATGTATTGGGCGCCGGCGACGCCTTCATGTCAGGCTTCCTGCGCGGTTTTCTGCGTGACGAGCCGATCGAAACCTGTTGCGCCTGGGCCAATGCCTGCGGCGCTTTCGCGGTCTCGCGGCTGCTCTGCTCGCCGGAGAGCCCGACCTTCCCGGAGCTGCAATATTTCCTGAAGCATGGCTCGCAGCATCGCGCGCTGCGGCAGGATGTCGAGATCAACCACGTCCATTGGGCGACGACGCGCCAGCCCCAACCCGCCGGTATCATGGCGCTCGCCATCGACCATCGCGCTCAGTTGGAAAACATGGCCGACGTCGTGGGCGCACCGCATGAGCGCATCGCCGCCTTCAAGACGCTCGCTGTCGCGGCCGCCGCGCGGGTCGCGGCCGGGCGGCCCGGTTTCGGCATGCTGATCGACGGGAAGCATGGCCGCGAGGCGCTGTTCCGGGCCGGCGACCACGGTTTCTGGATCGCGCGCCCGCTCGAATTGCCCGGCTCGCGGCCGCTGGTGCTCGAGACGGACGCAACCGGCTCTTTGGGGGCGACGCTGGCGGAATGGCCGGTGGATCACATCGCCAAATGCCTGTGCTTCTACCACCCGGACGACCCCGCCGAGCTCAAGGCCGCGCAGGAGGCCGTGCTGAAGCGCGTGGCCCTGGCCTGCCGGCAGGTCGGGCGCGAATTGCTGGTCGAGATCATCGCCTCCAAGCACGGCCCGCTGCATGACGACAGCACGGCGCAGGTGATGGAACGGCTCTACGCCATCGGCATCCGGCCCGATTGGTGGAAGCTGGAAACCCAGCCCTCGGCCGCCGCCTGGCAGGCGATCGACAACGTGATCGCGACGCACGATCCCTATTGCCGCGGCGTATTGCTGCTCGGGCTCGATGCGCCGGAGGACGTCGTCATGCAGGCCTTCCGGGGCTCGCGGAATGCCGCCTCGGTCAAGGGCTTCGCGATCGGGCGCACCATCTTCGGCGAGGTGGCGCGCGCATGGCTTTCGGGCGCGATCGACGACGAGGCCGCCACTGTGCGGATGGCACAGAACTTCGGCAAGCTGGCCGCTGCCTGGGAAAGCCGGTGA
- a CDS encoding MurR/RpiR family transcriptional regulator, which yields MPAEPQTAAPIKDFDGFVALLRQRRPRLPKRLKQVADHALAHLDDMAFGSTAQIAERAGVQASTLVRFAQALDYSGFSEMQEVFRSRLRRQVVDHRERLAALRSTQAATGGAVALLEGFVHASETSLTQVKAAIRPADLEAAVTLLAGARTIVLVGARRMFPVVSYLAYAFGKLGIRAVLVDNVAGLGPEQAAIAGPGDVVLAVSYAPYAAMTVEIAAAAHQRGVPVLALTDSALSPLAENCHLWLEVAEADYGAFRSVAATFAVAMTLAVATAEKSGLSADPDLDR from the coding sequence ATGCCAGCCGAGCCACAGACAGCCGCGCCAATCAAGGACTTCGACGGCTTCGTCGCGCTGCTGCGCCAGCGCCGGCCGAGGCTGCCGAAGCGCCTGAAGCAGGTCGCCGACCACGCTCTCGCCCATCTCGACGACATGGCCTTCGGCTCGACGGCGCAGATCGCCGAGCGCGCCGGCGTGCAGGCCTCGACCCTGGTGCGCTTCGCCCAGGCGCTCGACTATTCCGGCTTCAGCGAGATGCAGGAGGTCTTCCGCTCGCGCCTGCGCCGCCAGGTCGTCGACCATCGCGAGCGGCTGGCGGCACTGCGCAGCACGCAAGCCGCGACAGGCGGTGCCGTGGCGCTGCTGGAGGGTTTCGTCCATGCCAGCGAAACCTCGCTGACGCAGGTCAAGGCAGCGATCCGGCCTGCCGATCTTGAAGCTGCCGTGACCCTGCTGGCCGGAGCCCGGACGATCGTGCTGGTCGGCGCCAGACGCATGTTCCCGGTCGTCTCCTATCTCGCCTACGCCTTCGGCAAGCTCGGCATCCGCGCCGTATTGGTCGACAATGTCGCGGGGCTGGGACCCGAGCAGGCGGCGATCGCCGGCCCGGGCGACGTCGTGCTCGCGGTGAGCTACGCGCCCTATGCCGCCATGACCGTCGAGATCGCGGCAGCCGCGCATCAGCGCGGTGTGCCGGTACTCGCACTGACCGACAGCGCGCTCAGCCCGCTCGCCGAGAATTGCCACCTCTGGCTCGAGGTCGCCGAGGCCGATTACGGCGCCTTCCGTTCGGTCGCCGCGACCTTCGCGGTGGCGATGACTCTGGCCGTCGCGACAGCCGAGAAATCCGGCCTCTCGGCCGACCCAGACCTCGATCGATAG
- a CDS encoding SDR family oxidoreductase, with protein MPNRDAFSRDLTGKVAIVTGGSQGLGEAIAREFAARGIAGLLLTGRNRVRGEAVAASLRSAGCDVRFHEADLADLAAVKAIVPAAEAAFGRIDILVNAAGDTDRGTILDTTPELYERIMAVNLRAPFFLIQGAGEAMARLGIEGAIVNIQSMSAHGGQPFLSAYSVSKAALAALTKNAAFGLLAQRIRVNGLNIGWMATPGEDAIMRLRHDARDGWLDRAASGQPFGRLIDPREVAKAVAYLASEESGLMTGSNIDFDQTILGAHD; from the coding sequence GTGCCGAACCGTGATGCCTTCAGCAGGGATCTGACGGGCAAGGTCGCCATCGTGACCGGCGGCAGCCAGGGGCTGGGCGAGGCGATTGCGCGCGAATTCGCGGCGCGCGGCATCGCCGGCCTGCTGCTGACCGGCCGCAACCGGGTGCGCGGCGAAGCGGTGGCGGCGTCGCTGCGTAGCGCGGGCTGCGATGTCCGTTTTCATGAGGCCGATCTCGCCGATCTCGCCGCCGTGAAGGCGATCGTGCCGGCAGCCGAGGCTGCCTTCGGGCGCATCGACATTCTGGTCAATGCCGCAGGCGATACCGATCGCGGCACGATCCTCGACACCACGCCCGAGCTCTATGAGCGCATCATGGCGGTGAATCTGCGCGCGCCCTTCTTCCTGATCCAGGGAGCGGGCGAGGCGATGGCGCGGCTCGGTATCGAAGGCGCGATCGTCAACATCCAGTCGATGTCGGCCCATGGCGGTCAGCCCTTCCTCTCCGCCTACAGCGTCTCCAAGGCGGCGCTCGCCGCCTTGACCAAGAACGCCGCCTTCGGCCTGCTGGCGCAGCGCATCCGGGTCAACGGCCTCAATATCGGCTGGATGGCAACGCCGGGTGAGGACGCGATCATGCGGCTGCGCCACGACGCAAGGGATGGCTGGCTCGACAGGGCGGCAAGCGGGCAGCCCTTCGGCCGGTTGATCGACCCGCGCGAGGTCGCCAAGGCGGTGGCTTATCTGGCGTCGGAAGAATCCGGCCTGATGACCGGCTCCAACATCGATTTCGACCAGACGATTCTGGGTGCACATGACTGA
- the iolG gene encoding inositol 2-dehydrogenase — MRFGLLGAGRIGRIHGLNVAARADAALVAVADASKEAASALAAGTGAHVAGIDAILADASIDAILICTPTDTHADLIEAAVSAGKAVFCEKPVDLDAQRIRRCLKLVSQTGKPLMIGFNRRFDPSFAALERRLRAGEAGAIEIVSVISRDPSPPPVEYVARSGGLFRDMMIHDFDMARFLLAEEPVEVFALGSALVDPAIGQAGDVDTAAVLMKTASGRIAQISNSRRATYGYDQRIEVHGSKGMLRAGNIHETTVESATGAGFRADPVQNFFLERYAAAYRAELEAFIAACRGGTAARPSGLDGLKAQILADAATESARTGKPVAVALEAN, encoded by the coding sequence ATGCGATTTGGATTGCTGGGCGCCGGGCGGATCGGCCGCATTCACGGACTGAACGTCGCCGCGCGGGCCGATGCCGCGCTGGTCGCGGTCGCCGATGCCTCGAAGGAGGCGGCCTCCGCGCTGGCGGCGGGGACGGGCGCGCATGTCGCCGGCATCGACGCCATCTTGGCCGACGCCAGCATCGACGCCATTCTGATCTGCACGCCGACCGACACCCATGCCGATCTCATCGAAGCAGCCGTCTCGGCCGGTAAGGCGGTGTTCTGCGAGAAGCCGGTCGATCTCGATGCGCAGCGCATCCGTCGCTGCCTGAAGCTGGTCTCGCAGACCGGGAAGCCCTTGATGATCGGCTTCAATCGCCGCTTCGACCCCAGTTTCGCGGCGCTCGAACGCCGCCTGCGCGCAGGCGAGGCCGGCGCGATCGAGATCGTCAGCGTGATCTCGCGCGATCCCTCGCCGCCGCCGGTCGAGTATGTCGCGCGTTCGGGCGGGCTGTTCCGCGACATGATGATCCATGATTTCGACATGGCGCGCTTCCTCCTCGCCGAAGAGCCGGTCGAGGTTTTCGCGCTGGGCTCGGCGCTGGTCGATCCGGCGATCGGGCAGGCCGGCGATGTCGACACCGCTGCCGTGCTGATGAAGACCGCCTCGGGCCGGATCGCGCAGATCTCGAATTCTCGGCGCGCCACCTATGGCTATGACCAGCGCATCGAGGTGCATGGCTCCAAGGGCATGCTGCGCGCCGGCAACATTCACGAGACCACGGTCGAGAGTGCGACCGGCGCCGGCTTCCGCGCCGATCCCGTGCAGAACTTCTTCCTCGAGCGCTATGCGGCGGCCTATCGCGCCGAGCTCGAGGCTTTCATCGCTGCCTGCCGGGGTGGAACGGCGGCAAGGCCCTCTGGTCTCGACGGTCTCAAGGCCCAGATCCTGGCCGACGCCGCCACGGAGTCGGCGCGCACGGGCAAACCTGTCGCCGTTGCGCTGGAGGCGAATTGA
- a CDS encoding inositol monophosphatase family protein, giving the protein MSPAELDLRQYAVLGLVTEASRMALDYFRKRDSLGVTMKGAQDWLTVADGAVEDFLRQRLGVLFPSDAVIGEEGGGENSDAVWIIDPIDGTSNFARGDRNWCISIGFLNHGVPEIGIIAAPALDEIYLGRRGRGASMNGQPIQVSGAGDITRAYVEMGWSTRILAADYLAMIGRGLAAGASVKRSGSGALGLCHVANGRTEAYVELHINAWDVAAGVVIAGEAGAVLNEFFTGDAIAKGNPVLCCTPALADEMRAISGIS; this is encoded by the coding sequence ATGTCGCCAGCCGAACTTGACCTTCGTCAATATGCCGTGCTCGGCCTCGTCACCGAGGCGAGCCGGATGGCGCTCGACTATTTCCGCAAGCGCGACAGCCTCGGCGTGACCATGAAGGGCGCGCAGGATTGGCTCACTGTCGCCGATGGCGCGGTCGAGGATTTTCTGCGCCAGCGCCTCGGTGTGTTGTTCCCTTCGGATGCTGTCATCGGCGAGGAGGGCGGCGGCGAGAATTCCGATGCGGTCTGGATCATCGATCCGATCGACGGCACCTCGAATTTCGCCCGTGGTGACCGCAACTGGTGCATCTCGATCGGCTTTCTGAATCATGGCGTGCCGGAGATCGGCATCATCGCCGCCCCGGCTCTGGACGAGATCTATCTCGGCCGGCGCGGGCGCGGCGCGAGCATGAACGGCCAGCCGATCCAAGTTTCGGGGGCTGGCGACATCACGCGCGCTTATGTCGAGATGGGCTGGTCGACGCGCATTCTCGCGGCCGATTATCTCGCCATGATCGGGCGCGGCCTGGCGGCAGGCGCATCGGTCAAACGCTCCGGCTCCGGTGCGCTCGGGCTCTGCCATGTCGCGAATGGCCGCACCGAGGCCTATGTCGAATTGCACATCAATGCCTGGGACGTCGCCGCGGGCGTCGTCATCGCCGGCGAAGCCGGCGCCGTGCTCAATGAATTCTTCACCGGGGACGCCATCGCCAAGGGCAACCCGGTCCTGTGCTGCACGCCGGCGCTTGCCGACGAGATGAGGGCGATCAGCGGAATTTCTTAG
- a CDS encoding ABC transporter substrate-binding protein — protein sequence MKTQSWLAAGVFAAVAAASPLATSPAKAQGALVMYCGVQEEWCRAMSTAFEKETGIKVAMTRKSAGEIYAQLKAESANPRGDIWWGGTGDPHLQAAEEGLTQEYESPANKDLNDWAISQWKAAKQRSIGIYAGALGFGFNTQQIKSKGMAEPKCWADLLDPKLKDDVQVADPNSSGTAYNLLATVVQLMGEDKAFAYLKALHKNINQYTKSGAAPAKATSLGETAVGIVFIHDAVVFAVQGDPIKPVAPCEGTGYEIGSMSIVKGARNLDNAKKFYDWALTPAAQGLAGPAKSYQVPSNKNAPVPPQSPKMSEMKLIDYDFVKYGSSAERTRLLAKWDREVKALPK from the coding sequence ATGAAGACCCAATCCTGGCTTGCCGCCGGAGTGTTCGCCGCTGTTGCCGCCGCTTCGCCGTTGGCAACCTCTCCAGCGAAGGCGCAAGGCGCGCTGGTGATGTATTGCGGCGTCCAGGAAGAATGGTGCCGCGCCATGTCGACCGCCTTCGAGAAGGAGACCGGCATCAAGGTTGCGATGACGCGCAAATCGGCGGGCGAGATCTATGCCCAGCTCAAGGCGGAATCGGCTAATCCGCGTGGCGATATCTGGTGGGGCGGCACTGGCGATCCGCATCTCCAGGCGGCCGAGGAGGGGCTGACGCAGGAATACGAGTCGCCCGCCAATAAGGATCTGAACGACTGGGCGATCTCGCAGTGGAAGGCCGCCAAGCAGCGCTCGATCGGCATCTATGCCGGCGCGCTCGGCTTCGGCTTCAACACCCAGCAGATCAAGTCCAAGGGCATGGCGGAGCCGAAATGCTGGGCCGATCTGCTCGACCCCAAGCTCAAGGACGACGTCCAGGTCGCCGACCCCAACTCGTCAGGCACGGCCTATAACCTGCTCGCGACGGTGGTGCAGCTGATGGGCGAGGACAAGGCCTTCGCCTACCTCAAGGCCCTGCACAAGAACATCAACCAGTACACCAAATCGGGCGCCGCGCCGGCCAAGGCGACGAGCCTGGGCGAGACCGCCGTCGGCATCGTCTTCATCCACGACGCCGTCGTCTTCGCGGTGCAGGGCGATCCGATCAAGCCGGTCGCGCCCTGCGAGGGCACGGGTTACGAGATCGGCTCAATGTCGATCGTCAAGGGCGCGCGCAATCTCGACAACGCCAAGAAGTTCTACGACTGGGCGCTGACGCCCGCCGCGCAAGGGCTCGCCGGACCGGCGAAATCCTATCAGGTGCCGTCGAACAAGAATGCGCCGGTGCCGCCGCAATCGCCGAAGATGTCGGAGATGAAGCTGATCGACTACGACTTCGTCAAATACGGCTCCTCGGCCGAGCGCACGCGCTTGCTCGCCAAATGGGACCGCGAGGTCAAGGCGCTGCCGAAGTAG
- a CDS encoding ABC transporter permease, producing MRRATQLVLLIGWLGYAVLPWYLPEGMSLTQFGWLSSYPLGKAGSALALALSGEAPWLLPVGVALLAATAFCRGTESGKVARVLVAAGGAGLAVFFLQGFGIGLKGSAAGWATALLGADVAQAGMGGGAFLTVLALLLLTCHGLAYRGYCRGDLFTTSAIGIVVLLIGLFIFWPVMVILKSALVDQNGHVALSAFSDRFFSATIWGLGCVSSGTSCGVAWNTLILAVLTGVITTLLGLACALLLQRTAMPGKRLMRALTVLPIITPPFVIGLALILLFGRSGFFTGIMADWFGVPRSRWIYGLPGVLLAQVLAFAPIAFLVLIGVVQGISPSLEEASQTLGAGRWQTFSTVTWPLLRPGIANAFLLGFVESMADFGNPLVLGGNFEVLSTKIFFAVVGAAYNQGQAAVLAMVLLAFTLGAFWLQQGWLGGKSYTTVTGKGDAGLPTPLPRRVTWLAGLAVLPWVALTLVIYLVILVGGFVKTMGRDYTPTLEHYRTGFAIDFSRGLFFEGAAWNSFFTTLKVAAISAPLTALIGLLTAYLLTRQKFSGRSTLEFATMLSFAIPGTVLGVAYILAFNVPPIEITGTGLILIIAFVFRNMPVGVRSGIAGLSQIDKSLDEASTTLRARSFTTLWRVVLPLLRPALVAALVYSFVRSMTAVSAVIFLVSAEYNLATAYIVGRVEAGEFGLAIAYSSVLIVVMAAGIGLIQLGVGERKLGRRKLVALSGSVSNPISQGAAS from the coding sequence ATGCGCCGCGCCACGCAACTCGTGCTCCTGATCGGCTGGCTCGGCTATGCCGTGCTGCCCTGGTATCTGCCCGAGGGCATGAGCCTGACGCAGTTTGGCTGGCTCTCCAGCTATCCGCTCGGCAAGGCGGGCAGTGCCTTGGCGCTCGCCTTGTCCGGGGAAGCGCCCTGGCTGCTGCCGGTAGGTGTGGCCTTGCTGGCAGCGACGGCGTTCTGCCGCGGCACTGAATCCGGCAAGGTGGCGCGTGTCCTCGTCGCGGCCGGGGGGGCGGGGCTAGCGGTGTTCTTCCTGCAGGGCTTCGGCATCGGCCTGAAAGGCTCTGCCGCCGGCTGGGCCACGGCGCTTTTGGGCGCGGATGTCGCGCAGGCCGGCATGGGCGGCGGCGCTTTCCTCACCGTCCTGGCGCTGCTGCTCCTGACCTGCCATGGCCTGGCCTATCGTGGCTATTGCCGGGGTGACCTGTTCACCACCTCGGCCATCGGCATCGTCGTCCTGTTGATCGGGCTGTTCATCTTCTGGCCCGTCATGGTCATCCTGAAGAGCGCGCTGGTCGATCAGAACGGCCATGTCGCGCTCTCGGCCTTCTCGGACAGGTTCTTCAGCGCCACGATCTGGGGTCTCGGTTGCGTCTCCAGCGGCACGAGCTGCGGGGTTGCCTGGAACACGCTGATCCTGGCCGTGCTGACCGGGGTGATCACGACCCTGCTTGGTCTTGCCTGCGCGCTGCTGCTCCAGCGCACGGCGATGCCCGGCAAGCGCCTGATGCGGGCGCTGACGGTGCTGCCGATCATCACGCCGCCCTTCGTGATCGGGCTCGCGCTGATCCTGCTCTTCGGCCGTTCCGGCTTCTTCACCGGGATCATGGCGGACTGGTTCGGGGTTCCGCGCTCGCGCTGGATCTATGGTTTGCCCGGCGTGCTGCTGGCGCAGGTTCTCGCCTTCGCGCCGATCGCCTTCCTCGTCCTGATCGGCGTGGTCCAGGGCATCAGCCCGAGCCTGGAGGAAGCCTCGCAGACACTGGGGGCCGGCCGCTGGCAGACCTTCTCGACCGTGACCTGGCCATTGCTGCGACCCGGTATCGCCAACGCTTTCCTGCTCGGCTTCGTCGAGAGCATGGCCGATTTCGGCAATCCGCTGGTGCTCGGCGGCAATTTCGAGGTGCTCTCGACCAAGATCTTCTTCGCCGTCGTCGGCGCAGCCTATAACCAGGGCCAGGCGGCGGTGCTCGCCATGGTGCTGCTCGCCTTCACGCTCGGCGCCTTCTGGCTGCAGCAGGGCTGGCTCGGCGGCAAATCCTACACGACCGTGACGGGCAAGGGCGATGCCGGCCTGCCGACGCCGCTGCCGCGCCGGGTCACCTGGCTCGCGGGGCTGGCCGTCCTGCCCTGGGTGGCGCTCACGCTGGTGATCTATCTCGTCATCCTCGTCGGCGGCTTCGTCAAGACGATGGGCCGCGACTACACGCCGACGCTGGAGCACTACCGCACCGGTTTCGCGATCGATTTCAGCCGCGGACTCTTCTTCGAGGGTGCGGCCTGGAACTCGTTCTTCACGACGCTGAAGGTCGCGGCGATTTCAGCGCCGTTGACGGCGCTGATCGGCCTGCTCACCGCCTATCTGCTGACGCGGCAGAAATTCAGCGGGCGCAGCACCCTGGAATTCGCGACGATGCTCTCCTTCGCCATTCCCGGCACGGTGCTCGGCGTCGCCTATATCCTGGCCTTCAACGTGCCGCCGATCGAGATCACCGGCACCGGGCTGATCCTGATCATCGCCTTCGTCTTCCGCAACATGCCGGTCGGCGTGCGCTCCGGCATCGCCGGCCTGTCGCAGATCGACAAGAGCCTGGACGAGGCCTCGACGACGCTGCGCGCCCGCAGCTTCACCACGCTCTGGCGCGTCGTGCTGCCGCTGCTGCGCCCGGCGCTGGTCGCGGCGCTGGTCTACAGCTTCGTACGCAGCATGACCGCCGTCAGCGCGGTGATCTTCCTGGTCTCGGCCGAGTACAACCTCGCCACCGCCTATATCGTCGGCCGGGTCGAGGCCGGCGAGTTCGGCCTGGCCATCGCCTATTCCTCGGTGCTGATCGTGGTCATGGCCGCCGGCATCGGACTGATCCAGCTCGGCGTCGGCGAACGCAAGCTCGGCCGGCGCAAGCTCGTGGCACTCTCCGGCTCGGTCTCCAATCCTATCAGTCAAGGAGCAGCAAGTTGA
- a CDS encoding ABC transporter ATP-binding protein → MTKAGPASVEFRNVSMRYGAVTAVDDVSFAIEAGKLVTLLGPSGCGKTTTLRMIAGLEIASAGQILIGGKDVTRLSAADRDVSMVFQSYALFPHMSVLENAAYGPTVKGLGKDVAREMALSKLALVGLKGFENRYPSELSGGQQQRVAVARALVLEPQVLLFDEPLSNLDAKLRRRVREEIRELQQSLNLTVAYVTHDQEEALAVSDRIIVMSNSRIAQEGAPRELYEEPANAFVADFIGDANLIDVTIRSVAEGRADVAIGSASVSLPARGLGPGPARVAVRPESLILSEGAGAGLPGTIRKCTYLGNHLDIIVETEAADLFVVQYGARPMLAEGTSVKLGFANSGVTLIPPG, encoded by the coding sequence TTGACGAAGGCCGGCCCCGCATCCGTCGAGTTCCGCAATGTCAGCATGCGCTATGGCGCGGTGACCGCCGTCGACGATGTCAGCTTCGCCATCGAGGCCGGCAAGCTCGTCACCCTGCTCGGCCCCTCCGGCTGCGGCAAGACCACGACCCTGCGCATGATCGCCGGGCTCGAGATCGCCAGCGCGGGCCAGATCCTGATCGGCGGCAAGGATGTGACGCGGCTCTCGGCGGCTGATCGCGACGTCAGCATGGTGTTCCAGTCCTATGCGCTGTTTCCGCATATGAGCGTGCTGGAGAACGCCGCCTATGGCCCGACCGTGAAGGGGCTGGGCAAGGATGTGGCGCGCGAAATGGCGCTGTCGAAGCTTGCGCTCGTCGGCCTGAAAGGTTTCGAGAACCGCTACCCTTCGGAGCTCTCCGGCGGGCAGCAGCAGCGCGTCGCGGTGGCGCGCGCTCTGGTGCTGGAGCCGCAGGTGCTGCTCTTCGACGAGCCGCTCTCCAATCTCGATGCAAAACTGCGCCGCCGGGTCCGCGAGGAGATCCGCGAATTGCAGCAAAGTCTCAACCTGACGGTCGCCTATGTCACCCATGATCAGGAGGAGGCGCTCGCCGTTTCCGACCGCATCATCGTGATGTCGAATTCGCGCATCGCGCAGGAGGGCGCGCCGCGCGAGCTCTATGAGGAGCCGGCCAACGCCTTCGTCGCGGATTTCATCGGCGACGCCAATCTGATCGACGTGACGATCCGCTCCGTCGCCGAGGGGCGCGCCGATGTCGCGATCGGCTCGGCCAGCGTCTCCTTGCCGGCGCGTGGGCTCGGGCCGGGGCCGGCCCGGGTCGCGGTACGGCCGGAGAGCCTGATCCTGTCGGAAGGGGCAGGCGCGGGGCTGCCCGGCACGATCCGCAAATGCACCTATCTCGGCAACCACCTCGACATCATCGTCGAGACCGAGGCCGCCGATCTCTTCGTGGTGCAGTACGGCGCCCGCCCGATGCTGGCCGAGGGCACATCGGTGAAGCTCGGTTTCGCGAATTCGGGCGTGACGCTGATCCCGCCGGGCTGA
- a CDS encoding 2'-5' RNA ligase family protein: MTPLIHSIWLLPKTEDETLLAEVVAELSRRFDTPLFAPHLTMKGDTDLPMAALETAIAEAAGAVARFAEEIAAIETSESYFRSFYARFAVSAPLARLKQRLDAQAAEAFMPHVSLLYGPVAPELKAAVAEEVGRRLKGRAVSFDRLCVVRSGQDIPIADWRVVASAWLG, from the coding sequence ATGACGCCCCTGATCCACTCCATCTGGCTGCTGCCGAAAACCGAGGACGAGACGCTGCTGGCGGAGGTGGTCGCGGAGCTGTCGCGCCGCTTCGACACACCGCTCTTCGCGCCGCATCTGACGATGAAGGGCGACACCGACCTGCCCATGGCGGCGCTCGAAACCGCGATCGCAGAGGCGGCCGGCGCGGTCGCGAGGTTTGCGGAAGAGATCGCCGCGATCGAGACGAGCGAAAGCTATTTCCGCTCGTTCTATGCGCGCTTCGCGGTCAGCGCGCCGCTGGCGCGATTGAAGCAGCGATTGGACGCGCAGGCGGCAGAGGCCTTCATGCCGCATGTCTCGCTGCTCTACGGCCCGGTCGCGCCAGAGCTGAAGGCCGCAGTGGCAGAGGAGGTCGGGCGGCGGCTGAAAGGGCGAGCCGTCAGCTTCGACCGGCTCTGCGTGGTGCGCTCGGGCCAGGATATCCCGATCGCCGATTGGCGCGTCGTGGCCAGTGCGTGGTTGGGCTGA